In the Leishmania panamensis strain MHOM/PA/94/PSC-1 chromosome 30 sequence genome, one interval contains:
- a CDS encoding importin alpha, putative (TriTrypDB/GeneDB-style sysID: LpmP.30.1170), producing the protein MFNNQEKKGAKQAVSTKAGAERRQRQLMSVRHKVHGEVMKHLRAEDQEDLAMLDGNGGVAQVSNPEDVWSYDARSTPASVPLQLLPTLVNMCMNGPTDREVFQGTLLIRKILSVEKDPPYDAVTSSGVVPHLVGLLQREDYPELQFESAWALTNIAAGTSENTMMLVACGAIPRFVALLGSPNADCRDQSAWAIGNLSGEGAACRDEALSHGAMAALLNVLSVKEQPIHVLRNATWAVSNLCRCKPLPPLERVAIALPTLVDLLNSSDDQLIVDAAWGISYISDGPAERVQAVLEAGAVPRIVQLLSVPSTNVKLPAIRIIGNIAAGTDEQTQVIINSGALPAMAELLRHPKRALRKETCWTVSNIAAGQAYQIDALVNSNVCIPILECLSAPELDVKKEAVWTIANITFCGSVAQVKYLVNIGVIPPLCEALRTYDPKIVTVALEAVQCFLQVGEDEKTSGGMEENIVAKQVMDCGGVDSIEQLQTHADKNVYNIALQILESFFTTEDEAGQMDSAMGAGMVDFAQGNPNVGGGQFNF; encoded by the coding sequence ATGTTCAACAaccaagagaagaagggcgcCAAGCAGGCCGTCAGCACCAAAGCTGGTGCTgagcgtcgccagcgccaaCTCATGTCAGTGCGTCACAAGGTTCACGGAGAGGTGATGAAGCACCTGCGCGCCGAAGATCAGGAAGACCTTGCGATGCTTGACGGTAACGGCGGTGTGGCGCAGGTGTCCAACCCGGAGGACGTCTGGTCGTACGACGCCAGGTCTACACCCGCTTCGGTGCCCTTGCAGCTCCTCCCAACCCTCGTGAACATGTGCATGAACGGACCGACAGACCGCGAGGTGTTTCAAGGCACACTGCTGATCCGTAAGATCCTTTCCGTCGAGAAGGACCCGCCGTACGATGCTGTGACATCGAGCGGCGTGGTGCCACACCTGGTgggactgctgcagcgcgaggacTACCCGGAGCTGCAGTTTGAGTCTGCCTGGGCCCTGACCAACATCGCTGCAGGCACGTCGGAGAACACAATGATGCTCGTCGCCTGTGGTGCGATTCCACGCttcgtggcgctgctggggtcCCCGAACGCGGACTGCCGCGATCAAAGCGCGTGGGCCATCGGCAATCTCTCTGGTGAGGGCGCGGCCTGCCGTGACGAGGCGCTGAGCCACGGCGCCATGGCTGCACTGCTAAACGTGCTGAGCGTGAAGGAGCAGCCGATTCATGTTCTACGCAATGCTACGTGGGCTGTGTCAAATTTGTGCCGCTGCAAGCCACTACCGCCGCTGGAGCGTGTGGCAATTGCCCTGCCGACGCTGGTGGATCTCCTCAACAGCTCCGATGATCAGCTCATTGTTGATGCGGCGTGGGGTATCTCGTACATCAGTGACGGCCCGGCAGAGCgggtgcaggcggtgctcgAGGCTGGCGCTGTTCCTCGCAttgtgcagctcctctccGTGCCGAGTACAAACGTGAAGCTGCCGGCAATTCGCATTATTGGCAACATCGCCGCCGGCACGGATGAGCAGACGCAGGTTATCATTAACAGCGGTGCTCTACCGGCCATGGCCGAGCTACTGCGCCACCCAaagcgcgcgctgcgcaagGAGACGTGCTGGACCGTCTCGAACATTGCTGCCGGCCAGGCGTACCAGATCGATGCGCTCGTGAACTCGAACGTTTGCATCCCCATCTTGGAATGTCTTAGCGCGCCAGAGCTCGATGTGAAGAAGGAGGCGGTATGGACCATTGCGAACATCACTTTCTGCGGCTCAGTGGCGCAGGTGAAGTACCTCGTCAACATCGGGGTCATCCCGCCACTatgcgaggcgctgcgcacatACGACCCGAAGATCGTGACGGTcgcgctggaggcggtgcagtgcTTCCTCCAGGTTggcgaggacgagaagaCGTCAGGCGGCATGGAGGAGAACATCGTAGCGAAGCAGGTGATGGACTGCGGCGGTGTAGACTCCATCGAGCAGCTTCAGACGCACGCTGACAAGAACGTATACAACATTGCGCTTCAGATCCTGGAGAGCTTCTTCACGACGGAGGACGAGGCGGGCCAGATGGACAGCGCTATGGGGGCTGGCATGGTGGACTTTGCGCAGGGCAACCCCAACGTTGGTGGCGGCCAGTTTAACTTCTAG
- a CDS encoding hypothetical protein (TriTrypDB/GeneDB-style sysID: LpmP.30.1180): MTHRILHIVRKVRTFSFTANYRSHPFAWYGGLCCVLFSWANYAQYKRLAPMFPKYERYLTEEGGRMLEAKRQELAEVSRYNHMVGAMRRDLSGK, from the coding sequence ATGACGCACAGAATCCTCCACATTGTGCGCAAGGTGCGCACCTTCAGTTTCACGGCGAACTACCGCAGCCACCCGTTTGCCTGGTACGGAGGCCTCTGCTGCGTGCTGTTCAGCTGGGCCAACTATGCCCAGTACAAGCGTCTTGCGCCAATGTTTCCCAAGTATGAGCGCTACCTAACGGAGGAGGGTGGACGCATGTtggaggcgaagcggcagGAGCTTGCGGAGGTGAGTCGGTACAACCACATGGTAGGGGCTATGCGAAGGGACCTCAGCGGCAAGTGA
- a CDS encoding hypothetical protein (TriTrypDB/GeneDB-style sysID: LpmP.30.1190), with protein sequence MQIMSLRELVVLFDTQLQQLTLSYLAGGFFALQTTVVSIATLVVCSSLALATSSGAGSSAVLFTQTPLLFTSFTSFVSLSVLTLMILTLFYRVVGGRFLYSPRETRYVVDWILDTISRPAMEETVRLLLSPNKRRERCIFFTGLCLVGEVGKLLSFWTLCTLVSMVWCGWSVRRTWYQYQWAG encoded by the coding sequence ATGCAGATCATGTCGCTTCGAGAACTTGTCGTGCTCTTCGACAcacaactgcagcagctgactcTGTCATACCTCGCAGGCGGGTTCTTCGCGCTGCAAACGACAGTTGTGTCCATCGCCACTCTGGTAGTGTGCAgctctcttgctctcgccaccagcagcggcgccggtaGCTCCGCAGTGCTCTTCACTCAAACCCCGCTTCTCTTCACGAGCTTCACATCATTTGTCTCCCTCTCGGTGCTCACGTTAATGATATTGACGCTGTTCTACcgggtggtgggtgggcgctTTCTCTACTCACCTCGAGAGACTCGGTACGTGGTGGACTGGATCCTCGACACCATCTCTCGGCCCGCTATGGAGGAAACCGTGCGCCTACTGCTTTCGCCGAACAAGCGCCGTGAGCGCTGCATATTCTTCACGGGTCTGTGTCTCGTCGGCGAGGTCGGCAAATTACTTTCGTTTTGGACTCTCTGCACGTTGGTGTCGATGGTCTGGTGTGGATGGAGCGTGCGGCGTACGTGGTACCAGTACCAGTGGGCGGGTTAG